The DNA sequence CTGTGAGATAGAGGATGAGGGGGAGTGGAAGTCCGACTTGGCGGTCTTCGACAATGCTGAAGAACTGGAAGCATTCTCCATCACCTGGCTGGAGATCTGTGAGTATTGAGAATATTAATTGATCCTGAAAGTCTTGGGATCGCTGTGAATGTTAATACTTTTATTCCTGAAGATAACAAATGTAAGATTATTAAAGCAGTAGTGGGAATTAATTTGCACATTTCTTCCTCACTGCCAGTGATTTAATGATTAGGATCTTGTGTTCTTGTCAATCAACGCGTGATATCTAATACCAGATTCCCTCCTACCACAGAAATAAACTTATTGCCTTCGTTACTCCTCTCAGCCAATACGCTGCCCGAGCATCCCTACATGTGGATGGGTGTGCACAAGAAGGACGAGCATTGGTTCACCCTGGACGGCACTCACATCACCCACCAGAATCTAATGTGGCGCGTGGGTTATCCTCACGAGACAGGCACCCACGCCTTCCTGGAGGATATCACCAAGACCACCGGCGAGAACTCGTATGGACGTCTGTACATGAGGACAACCATACTCGGCGAGCACGAGCACAACAGCCGCTGTCTCTGTGAGGCCAACGTACGAAAGTGACGGAAACAAGAGGGACtaagctcctcctccttaatttctttctcttccttcttttcatactcttttgtcttcttcatAACTTCTCtaccttatcctcttccttttctttgttacttaCTGTTCCGCACGCACATGCATAATGTTGAGAGTTCAAAGGTATTTGACAGGTATAGTGAAGATCGTTGTTGAAGAATCTCGTCCACATGGCATGGAAGAGAAATTttgctaaaaagaaaagaaataacttTCAAGTTTCTTTTGGTTTTTGATGATCCAAGTCTGAACTCTTCAGTCATCCTTTTTAAGTTGCAGAAACGCTGTTCACAGAAAACTGCTCCAACGTTACTAACATGTGTGATTTAGCTATCTATAAACAGACCTTCATTTCAAACACTGTATCCAGTGTATGGAGTTTCTTATAAGAAACAATAAAGAATT is a window from the Scylla paramamosain isolate STU-SP2022 chromosome 11, ASM3559412v1, whole genome shotgun sequence genome containing:
- the LOC135105066 gene encoding uncharacterized protein LOC135105066, producing MSLLQKVIIASLAAFVAAQCPSDFFESEGLCFNVIDKPGQNLTWEECRILCEIEDEGEWKSDLAVFDNAEELEAFSITWLEISNTLPEHPYMWMGVHKKDEHWFTLDGTHITHQNLMWRVGYPHETGTHAFLEDITKTTGENSYGRLYMRTTILGEHEHNSRCLCEANVRK